The proteins below are encoded in one region of Silene latifolia isolate original U9 population chromosome 2, ASM4854445v1, whole genome shotgun sequence:
- the LOC141640806 gene encoding uncharacterized protein LOC141640806, which yields MTIAKNSSSLSKNHKSFNKNRFSPLDFTLARPSSSGIKIVSNPVDIEPLELDDLIMDEETEEWIVQNKGKNKKPLEIIEEEPTAHKFDRIFFFPSGVFLVRFGKKADQEAVLQQGHFLFDNKPLIVRPWSEQEPLTKAEVKVVPVWIKLLNLPLKFWGNCIPRIAGLMRDFVKCDGATSDRTRLGFTCVMIDVPFGSPVPGEVRFLDEEGQLVVIKVEAEWNPILCHVCKGIGHEGKTCVKVKSKQKLKQKVVQRWQPKPQVPPRTQPTVQGTPRHPSAAPIPNPNPSPACTPVEQQYNLQVSENSNGTSRMATPTRPVIRLSRQELLDKGFSSVKFGNQSFLEALNNATPRFGIEIQERKVLWSKLCSFASLIQGPWIICGDFNTVLKHAERLGDQSTEEEMTDFQDCIDMCGVLDIAAMGSYFTWNNKQEPSTRVYSRLDRVLVNHDWLKYSIEVTTDYPRSLLRSKVDQFLPCIHATWSSDIQGTLMFKVVRRPKLLKRPLKELNQSLIADIENNAIRAWQNLESIQQQLSTDPCNHDLINMEIHAAKEYRELQEASDSFLLQNSKASWLCEGDCNSKMFHNYIKGRQVRNKVLRIADEQGNWVTATGQIQQAFLNFYQKLLGRTVDVRPINFQVVQRGRVCSLDQWTLLLSPITSQEIKEAVFSIPSHKAPDPDGYFSAFFKDAWSIVGPDLCSAVHDFFRTGKLLKQVNHTMVTLIPKVAILGNVTQFRPISCCNVVYKVISKLLCTRLAMILPTIISPNQGGFIKGRNIVENILALNFPPHFIKLVMECVSTASYSIALKAIWPASKDCNILVEKIVEKIRAIGARKLTYAGRLVIVKSVLVSLYTYWSNIFLIPKCVLKKIDNICRNYILDGTSDYMRSPVVAWQQVCLPKTEGGLGIRYSQDWNIATMGKLKAICKVRDIFQAGYSSGKWLANGSGYIVCSGYEWLRHKEQKVGWAKLIWHKWMLPKHSFYCWLLFKNALNVKDKLFRHGITTDDICCVCHVAQETVVHLLQHCHYGQLILKGVCQRLHISEPAGNAIIWIGRRKWSNLKRKTCLLAIMAFYYYIWQQRNSARLNALLCSPEVIIEQIMKLVKNRMQQHCIGQSDKLLFNSIT from the exons ATGACGATCGCAAAAAATTCATCTTCGTtgtctaaaaatcataaaagtttTAACAAAAATAGATTTTCTCCTCTTGATTTCACTCTGGCAAGGCCATCTTCGTCTGGTATTAAGATTGTTTCAAACCCAGTTGATATTGAGCCGCTGGAATTGGATGATCTTATTATGGACGAGGAAACTGAAGAATGGATTGTGCAGAATAAGGGGAAGAATAAGAAACCGCTTGAAATAATTGAGGAGGAACCTACAG CACATAAGTTTGATAGAATTTTTTTCTTCCCTAGTGGCGTGTTTCTGGTCAGGTTTGGGAAAAAAGCGGACCAGGAGGCTGTGTTACAACAAGGTCATTTCCTGTTTGATAACAAGCCATTGATTGTTCGCCCATGGTCTGAGCAGGAACCACTGACTAAGGCGGAGGTAAAAGTTGTGCCTGTATGGATTAAGTTGCTGAATCTCCCTTTAAAATTTTGGGGCAACTGTATACCCAGAATTGCTGGTCTAATGAGGGACTTTGTGAAGTGTGATGGAGCTACTAGTGATAGAACAAGGTTGGGGTTTACATGTGTTATGATTGATGTTCCATTTGGGAGCCCTGTACCTGGTGAGGTGAGGTTTTTGGATGAAGAAGGACAATTGGTAGTGATTAAGGTTGAAGCTGAATGGAATCCTATACTTTGCCATGTCTGTAAAGGTATTGGACATGAGGGGAAAACATGTGTCAAAGTTAAGAGTAAGCAGAAGCTAAAGCAGAAGGTAGTTCAGAGGTGGCAACCTAAACCTCAGGTTCCTCCTAGGACCCAACCTACTGTTCAGGGTACTCCTAGGCATCCTTCAGCTGCTCCTATTCCTAATCCTAATCCTTCACCAGCCTGTACTCCTGTTGAGCAGCAATATAATTTGCAGGTGTCTGAAAATAGTAATGGGACTTCTCGTATGGCTACTCCTACAAGACCTGTTATTAGACTGAGTAGACAGGAGCTTCTTGATAAGGGGTTTAGTTCTGTTAAATTTGGGAACCAATCCTTTCTAGAAGCTTTGAATAATGCAACACCAAGATTTGGTATTGAGATTCAG GAAAGGAAAGTGTTATGGAGTAAGTTGTGTAGTTTTGCAAGCTTGATTCAGGGACCTTGGATAATCTGTGGTGACTTCAATACTGTACTTAAGCATGCAGAGAGACTGGGGGATCAGAGTACTGAAGAGGAGATGACTGACTTTCAGGATTGTATTGATATGTGTGGTGTTCTTGATATAGCTGCCATGGGATCCTATTttacttggaataacaagcaagAACCCAGCACAAGGGTTTATAGTAGATTGGATAGGGTTTTAGTCAATCATGATTG GCTTAAGTACAGTATTGAAGTCACCACAGATTATCCAAGGTCCTTGTTGAGG AGTAAAGTGGATCAGTTCTTACCTTGTATACATGCAACTTGGAGTTCTGATATCCAGGGTACCCTAATGTTTAAGGTTGTAAGAAGGCCGAAGTTACTTAAGAGGCCACTGAAAGAACTTAATCAATCCCTCATTGCTGACATAGAAAATAATGCTATTCGAGCCTGGCAAAATCTGGAGTCCATTCAACAACAATTGAGTACTGATCCTTGTAATCATGATCTTATTAACATGGAAATTCATGCCGCCAAGGAGTATAGAGAGTTACAGGAAGCTAGTGATAGTTTTCTATTACAGAATTCCAAAGCTTCTTGGTTGTGTGAAGGTGATTGCAATTCTAAAATGTTTCACAATTATATTAAAGGTAGGCAGGTCAGAAATAAAGTGCTTAGAATTGCTGATGAACAAGGGAATTGGGTTACTGCTACAGGGCAAATTCAGCAAGCCTTCTTGAACTTTTACCAGAAGTTACTGGGGAGGACTGTTGATGTTAGACCTATCAATTTCCAGGTGGTACAGAGAGGCAGGGTTTGTAGTCTTGACCAGTGGACTCTTCTTCTTTCTCCTATCACTTCCCAGGAGATCAAAGAAGCTGTGTTTTCCATTCCTAGCCATAAAGCACCCGACCCTGACGGGTACTTTAGTGCTTTCTTTAAAGATGCATGGAGTATTGTGGGACCTGACCTGTGTTCTGCTGTCCATGATTTCTTCAGGACTGGTAAATTACTCAAACAAGTTAATCACACAATGGTGACTTTGATTCCTAAAGTGGCTATTCTTGGAAATGTTACACAATTTAGGCCAATTTCCTGTTGCAATGTGGTGTACAAGGTTATCTCAAAGTTGCTGTGTACTAGATTGGCCATGATTCTTCCTACTATTATCAGTCCAAATCAGGGGGGCTTCATCAAAGGCAGAAATATTGTTGAGAATATTCTG GCTCTCAACTTTCCTCCTCATTTCATTAAGCTAGTAATGGAATGTGTGTCCACTGCTTCATACTCTATAGCTTTGAAAGCCATTTG GCCAGCAAGTAAAGACTGCAATATTTTGGTTGAGAAGATAGTGGAGAAGATCAGAGCCATTGGTGCTAGAAAGTTAACATATGCTGGTAGGTTGGTGATTGTTAAGTCAGTGTTAGTGTCCCTTTATACTTATTGGTCTAACATTTTCTTAATTCCTAAGTGTGTTTTGAAGAAAATTGATAATATTTGTCGAAACTATATTTTGGATGGGACTAGTGATTATATGAGGTCCCCTGTGGTAGCATGGCAACAGGTCTGCCTTCCTAAGACTGAAGGTGGGTTGGGCATACGTTATAGCCAGGACTGGAACATTGCCACAATGGGTAAACTT AAAGCCATTTGTAAGGTTCGTGACATTTTCCAAGCTGGGTACTCGTCTGGAAAGTGGCTTGCTAATGGGAGTGGTTATATTGTGTGTTCAGGGTATGAGTGGTTGAGACATAAAGAACAAAAGGTTGGATGGGCAAAGTTGATCTGGCACAAGTGGATGCTGCCAAAGCATAGCTTCTACTGTTGGCTGCTGTTTAAGAATGCCCTAAATGTTAAAGACAAGTTGTTTCGCCATGGGATTACAACTGATGATATATGCTGTGTTTGTCATGTTGCTCAAGAGACTGTGGTTCATTTATTGCAGCATTGTCATTATGGACAACTTATTCTCAAGGGTGTATGTCAGAGACTCCATATCTCTGAGCCTGCAGGTAATGCTATCATCTGGATTGGCAGGAGGAAGTGGTCCAATTTGAAGAGGAAGACCTGCTTGTTAGCTATAATGGCATTCTATTACTATATTTGGCAGCAGAGGAATTCTGCTAGATTGAATGCATTATTGTGTAGTCCTGAAGTCATCATTGAGCAGATTATGAAGTTAGTTAAAAACAGAATGCAACAGCATTGCATAGGGCAGTCTGATAAACTCTTGTTCAATAGTATAACTTAA
- the LOC141640807 gene encoding uncharacterized protein LOC141640807, whose product MPLYTKFLKDVLTKKRSIEGDGLVSLRGECSAILLNPMPEKLQDPGSFSIPCTMGNVSIKRALCDLGASVSILPLPIAKKFGLHDMIPTSMTLQLADRSVQRLMGVIEDVPVKVGNFYIPADFVVLDIPEDQQTPIILGRPFLATGDVNISVKEGKLTFKVGGNVVEFSLTGAMSQPMSESVYSIDMLEEAIEEAKDKCSGEHLEEDYEVLPPILDEVEGRSPPKVDLKPLPPSLEYAYLDEAHSFLVIINADLTASQK is encoded by the coding sequence ATGCCGCTCTACACAAAATTCTTGAAGGATGTGTTGACCAAGAAGAGAAGCATTGAAGGAGATGGTCTTGTCTCTCTTAGAGGAGAATGTAGTGCAATCTTACTCAATCCCATGCCGGAGAAATTacaagatccgggtagtttttccatCCCATGCACGATGGGTAATGTGAGCATAAAAAGGGCCCTTTGTGATCTTGGTGCTAGTGTTAGCATTCTACCTCTTCCCATTGCAAAGAAATTTGGGTTACATGACATGATTCCCACATCCATGACATTACAACTTGCGGATAGATCGGTACAAAGACTGATGGGTGTGATTGAGGATGTGCCGGTCAAGGTTGGCAACTTCTATATCCCGGCGGatttcgttgtacttgatatTCCGGAGGATCAACAAACACCAATAATTCTAGGAAGGCCTTTCCTAGCAACCGGGGATGTTAATATTAGTGTCAAGGAGGGGAAACTCACCTTCAAGGTAGGAGGGAATGTTGTTGAATTCTCTTTGACCGGGGCCATGTCACAACCTATGTCTGAAAGTGTCTACTCCATCGACATGTTGGAAGAAGCTATTGAAGAAGCTAAAGACAAGTGCTCGGGGGAGCATTTGGAGGAAGACTATGAAGTTCTACCACCTATCTTGGATGAAGTTGAGGGTCGGAGCCCTCCCAAGGTAGATCTCAAACCTTTGCCCCCTTCCCTTGAATATGCCTATCTTGATGAGGCACACTCCTTCCTCGTTATCATTAATGCGGATCTAACGGCTTCCCAAAAATAA